From Pseudobythopirellula maris:
GCGCAAGAACCTGGGCGAGATGCTGCTGCTCGCGGCGCTCGCGCCGAGCGACACCTGGTTCGCGGTGACCCTGGCGCCGAAGAACCCGGTGGAGCTCTTGTCGTTCGACCGCTGGCGGCGCGTCGCTGAGTCGCTCGGCCTGCGTTGCCGATTCGACACGGGGGGCGCCTACGGCGTTGGGTTCCACGACGCCCTGGCGGCGGCCGACGCGATCGTCACCACGAGCATCGCCGAGGGCTTCGGCATGGTGTTCCTCGAGGCGTGGCTCGCCGGCAGGCCGCTCATCGGACGCGACCTGCCCGAGATCACCCGCGAGTTCCGCGCCGCCGGCATGACGCTCGGCGGCTTGTGGGAGCGCCTCAGCGTGCCGCTCGCCTTGCTCAAAGACCCCCGGTCGGCCCGCGAAGGGCTCCGGACGGTTTACCAAGACACCTGCGAGCAGTACGGCGTCAAGCCGCTCGGCGCCGAAGAGGCCGAGCGGCGCCTCGGCGTCTGCCTCGAAGGCGACGCCATCGACTTCGGCCAGCTCACCACGGCCGGTCAATGCGAATTGCTCGCCGCCGCGGCGCAAGACGCGGGCGTGCGGCGGGCCTTGCTCGACGCGAACCCGGGGCTCGCCGAGAAGCTCCGAGCCTCGGCCGAGGCGTCGGCCGACGAGATCGGGGCCAACGCCCGGGTCGTCCGCAGTGTCTACTCGGCCGAGACGCTCGGCGAGCGTCTGGCGGCGACCTACGCGGAAGTCCTCGGATCGGACAGCAGCGCGGCGGTAGAATCACTCAACAAGGGCGAGGCGATCCTCGCCCACTTCCTCACCCCCGAACGCGTGTACCACGTGCGGATCGAGCCATGGGACCCCTCCAAGACCGAATCGCCGAGCTGAGCCCGCCGATCGAGCCGTTGCCCACGGGCGAGACGCCGCGCCTGGATCCGATCCATGGCTTGCGGGCCGTGGTGTTCGACATCTACGGCACGCTGCTGGTGAGCGGCTCGGGCGACATCTCGCTGGCGAGCGAGGGCTCGCGCGGCGGCGCGGCGACCGAGGCGCTCGCGGCGGTCGGCGTCGCGGGCTGCGATGGCGAGCGGGTTGTCGAGTTGCTGCACGCCGCGATCCTCGAGGCGCACCGCGAGGCCGAGATGGAGAGCCCCGAGGTCGAGATCCGCGAGATCTGGGGCTCGGTGCTGGAGGAGATCGATGTGCGGCTCGAACCGGAGCGGATCGAGCGGCTGGCCGTCGAGTACGAGTGCCGGGTGAACCCGATCGGGCCGATGCCGGAGTTGGGCGAGACGCTCGAAGCGCTCCGCGGTCGCGACCTGCGGCTTGGCGTGGTGAGCAACGCCCAGTTCTTCACGCCGCTGGCGTTCGAGCCGCTCACCGGCCGCCCACTCACCGGCGGCACGGGTTTCAATGGCGAGGGCGGCTGCTGGGGATTCGAGGC
This genomic window contains:
- a CDS encoding glycosyltransferase is translated as MQLAIIHYHLNRGGVAQVIQNHLGALAAQPAERRPVRVLIVHGPGRDAWPEEVVPGGAPFAIDYAELPELAYDAEPRADADRLAAALGAALAAEGFDRNATVLHTHNHALGKNASLPGALALLAGEGWRHLLQCHDFAEDNRPENYRHLAEALQAESLKAGDPHRLGAKLYPQAPQIHYATLTERDAAVLAEAGVAAERLSALPNPAAGLGSLPSQAEARGPVFEKLGLPAEARLVVYPVRGIRRKNLGEMLLLAALAPSDTWFAVTLAPKNPVELLSFDRWRRVAESLGLRCRFDTGGAYGVGFHDALAAADAIVTTSIAEGFGMVFLEAWLAGRPLIGRDLPEITREFRAAGMTLGGLWERLSVPLALLKDPRSAREGLRTVYQDTCEQYGVKPLGAEEAERRLGVCLEGDAIDFGQLTTAGQCELLAAAAQDAGVRRALLDANPGLAEKLRASAEASADEIGANARVVRSVYSAETLGERLAATYAEVLGSDSSAAVESLNKGEAILAHFLTPERVYHVRIEPWDPSKTESPS
- a CDS encoding HAD family hydrolase, which codes for MGPLQDRIAELSPPIEPLPTGETPRLDPIHGLRAVVFDIYGTLLVSGSGDISLASEGSRGGAATEALAAVGVAGCDGERVVELLHAAILEAHREAEMESPEVEIREIWGSVLEEIDVRLEPERIERLAVEYECRVNPIGPMPELGETLEALRGRDLRLGVVSNAQFFTPLAFEPLTGRPLTGGTGFNGEGGCWGFEADLLVWSYEHLVAKPSTALYEMLRDRLEAVGVGPAETLYVGNDLRNDVWPAQLVGFKTALFAGDGRSLRWRRDDERLAAIAPDVVVTRLGQLLEIIG